One stretch of Vibrio kanaloae DNA includes these proteins:
- a CDS encoding acyl carrier protein phosphodiesterase: MNFLAHLHIAQHCHSNLAGNLLGDFVKGDPNKYYSDSLSNGIRLHRFVDSYTDRHDVSRSAKSLFSDQTRRFAPIALDVFWDHCLVNHWEKFSTQSLEHFCLDSHQQIFEHQESHWPESFITIHHKMAEQRWLESYQDMSSIELVLQRMALRRPKLGMLKNCYQDLERHYDKLQCHFNELYPSVLAEANQFSTLQLMKNQKER, encoded by the coding sequence ATGAACTTTCTCGCACACCTACACATCGCTCAACACTGTCACAGCAACTTAGCCGGTAATTTGTTAGGTGACTTCGTTAAGGGTGACCCCAATAAATACTATTCAGATTCGCTTTCTAACGGCATAAGACTTCATCGGTTCGTTGATAGCTATACTGACCGTCATGATGTTTCACGCTCTGCAAAATCTCTCTTTTCAGACCAAACAAGACGCTTTGCGCCTATTGCGCTCGATGTATTCTGGGATCATTGTTTGGTTAATCATTGGGAGAAGTTCTCGACACAATCGTTAGAGCACTTTTGTTTAGACAGTCATCAACAGATTTTTGAGCATCAAGAGTCACACTGGCCTGAAAGCTTCATTACTATTCATCATAAGATGGCAGAACAACGATGGTTGGAAAGCTATCAAGACATGTCTTCTATTGAGCTGGTATTACAGCGAATGGCTTTAAGAAGGCCTAAGCTAGGCATGTTAAAAAACTGTTACCAAGACCTCGAACGCCACTATGATAAGTTGCAGTGTCACTTTAATGAGCTATATCCAAGCGTTTTAGCGGAAGCAAACCAGTTTAGTACGCTTCAATTGATGAAAAATCAAAAGGAAAGGTAA
- a CDS encoding HAD-IA family hydrolase gives MRLEQTKCVIFDCDGTLIDSEKLCCQALVNVFACFGADLNVTDCYAHFQGGKLADILMDTRERLGLSISIDTLEPLYRAELEALFQRHLKPMDGAIALIEFLKQQDIEFCIASNAPKSRVESSLAMTGMLDDFKGKVFSAFDANSWKPEPDLIMYTAMSMGFLPNECIYVDDTLKGVEAGVRAGVQSFRLRPSVDESIVDPEADSAELAAQDIYSLEEISVWLNGKHCLSDGIPNSEALAG, from the coding sequence ATGCGGTTAGAACAGACGAAGTGTGTGATTTTTGATTGTGACGGAACACTTATTGATAGTGAAAAGTTATGCTGCCAAGCTTTGGTGAATGTATTCGCCTGTTTTGGGGCTGATCTAAACGTTACTGACTGCTATGCACACTTTCAAGGCGGAAAGTTGGCCGATATCTTAATGGATACACGAGAACGTCTTGGGCTATCTATTTCTATTGATACACTTGAACCACTATATCGTGCAGAGCTAGAAGCACTATTCCAACGACATCTAAAGCCAATGGATGGTGCGATCGCTCTTATTGAGTTCCTAAAGCAGCAAGACATTGAGTTTTGTATTGCCTCAAATGCGCCTAAATCTCGAGTTGAATCGTCATTGGCAATGACAGGAATGCTCGATGACTTTAAGGGGAAGGTGTTTTCAGCTTTTGATGCAAATAGCTGGAAGCCAGAGCCAGATCTGATTATGTATACCGCAATGAGCATGGGTTTCTTGCCCAATGAGTGCATCTATGTTGATGATACCTTGAAAGGAGTGGAAGCTGGTGTTCGTGCCGGTGTTCAGTCATTCCGGTTACGTCCAAGTGTTGATGAGTCTATAGTGGATCCAGAAGCCGACTCAGCAGAGCTAGCGGCTCAGGATATATACAGTTTAGAAGAAATTTCGGTTTGGCTTAATGGTAAGCACTGTTTAAGTGATGGTATACCGAACTCGGAAGCTTTGGCGGGTTAG
- a CDS encoding inosine/guanosine kinase, with protein sequence MKFPGQRKSKHYFPTHARDPLVNQIQQTPKLHRATIVGVGQTIVDIEARVDDAFLEKYELSKGHSLVLEESKADALYEELVESGLITHQYPGDTIGNTLHNYSVLADSKSVLLGVMSKKIEVGSFGYRYLCRTSSRMNLNHLQTVDGPIGRCYTLITEDGERTFAINEGHMNQLLPESIPEQIFEKASALVVSSYLMRGNPDDPMPKAVQKAIEYTKAHNVPVVLTLGTKYVIEGNAEWWQEYLKENVTIVAMNEDEGEALTGEKDPLLAANKALEWVDLVLCTAGPIGLYMAGYTDELAKRETTFPLLPGNIPEFNKYEFSRSMRKQDCKQPVKVYSHIGPYLGGPLEIKNTNGAGDGALSALLHDMAANSYHHVNVPNSEKHEYTCLTYSSLSQICKYANRVSYEVLTQHSPRLSRALPEREDSLEETYWDR encoded by the coding sequence ATGAAGTTTCCTGGACAGCGTAAATCTAAGCACTACTTTCCAACTCACGCACGTGATCCGTTGGTCAACCAAATTCAACAAACACCTAAACTACACCGCGCAACCATTGTTGGTGTTGGCCAGACTATTGTTGATATCGAAGCCCGTGTTGACGACGCGTTCCTAGAAAAATATGAACTGAGTAAAGGCCACTCTCTTGTATTGGAAGAAAGTAAAGCCGATGCGCTGTATGAGGAGCTCGTTGAATCTGGTTTGATCACGCATCAATACCCTGGCGATACTATCGGCAATACACTGCACAACTATTCCGTTCTAGCAGACAGTAAATCAGTACTGCTTGGTGTAATGTCTAAGAAAATTGAAGTTGGCTCATTTGGTTACCGTTACCTTTGTCGTACCTCTTCACGTATGAACTTAAACCACCTACAAACTGTTGATGGTCCAATTGGTCGTTGTTACACGCTCATTACCGAAGATGGCGAGCGTACGTTTGCGATCAACGAAGGGCATATGAACCAGTTGCTTCCTGAAAGTATTCCTGAACAAATTTTCGAAAAAGCCTCTGCATTAGTTGTCTCTTCATACCTAATGCGTGGTAACCCTGACGATCCAATGCCAAAAGCCGTACAAAAAGCGATCGAATACACGAAAGCGCACAATGTGCCTGTTGTACTAACGCTTGGCACTAAATACGTGATCGAAGGCAACGCTGAATGGTGGCAAGAATACCTCAAAGAAAACGTAACGATCGTCGCGATGAATGAAGATGAAGGTGAAGCGTTAACTGGTGAGAAAGATCCGCTGCTGGCTGCCAACAAAGCACTTGAGTGGGTGGACTTAGTTCTATGTACAGCAGGTCCTATCGGCTTATACATGGCAGGCTATACAGACGAGTTAGCGAAGCGCGAAACAACGTTTCCATTACTTCCAGGAAATATTCCAGAATTCAACAAGTATGAATTCAGCCGTTCGATGCGTAAGCAAGACTGTAAACAACCAGTAAAAGTGTACTCTCACATCGGTCCTTACCTTGGTGGCCCCCTTGAGATTAAGAACACAAATGGCGCTGGTGATGGCGCGCTTTCTGCCCTGTTACACGACATGGCAGCTAATAGCTACCACCATGTTAACGTACCGAATTCAGAGAAACACGAGTACACTTGTCTTACGTACTCGTCACTGTCTCAAATTTGTAAGTACGCAAACCGTGTCAGCTACGAAGTGTTAACTCAGCACTCTCCGCGTCTTTCTCGTGCATTACCTGAGCGCGAAGATAGCTTAGAAGAAACATACTGGGATCGTTAA
- a CDS encoding aspartate aminotransferase family protein, with protein sequence MSNKTQQLLEIDRQRVFHASTHLKQYAAGELSGKIISSGNGIRITDSEGIELIDGFAGLYCVNIGYGRTEMADAIYEQAKALAYYHTYVGHTNEALVTLSDRIIKMAPEGMSKVYYGMSGSDANETQLKLVWYYNNARGLPEKKKIISRDRGYHGSSIASGSMTGLPLFHAHFDLPLERIKHTMAPYYYRREDESMPELEFSQYCADQLEAMILEEGPDTVAAMIAEPVLGTGGIVPPPEGYWQAIRKVLDKYDVLLIADEVVCGFGRLGSDFGSLHYDMKPDLITIAKGLTSAYQPLSGVIVGERVWSVLENGTDQWGAIGHGYTYSGHPMGAAAANCNLDIIEREGLVQNAAEIGAYLQQRMAETFNDHPLVGDTRGVGLLHALEFSSDKLRRAHFDPNLKVGPQIAAACLEQGLIARAMPHGDILGFAPPLIANRNDIDTIVDKAHQAVNKVMDNLVTSKQWQPK encoded by the coding sequence ATGAGCAACAAAACCCAACAACTTTTAGAGATCGATCGTCAGAGGGTATTTCATGCCTCAACCCACCTTAAGCAGTATGCGGCTGGGGAGCTTTCGGGAAAAATTATCTCGAGCGGAAACGGAATACGCATTACCGATTCAGAAGGCATCGAGCTGATAGACGGCTTTGCCGGGTTGTATTGTGTGAACATTGGCTATGGCAGGACTGAAATGGCCGATGCTATTTATGAACAAGCCAAAGCGCTGGCGTACTACCATACTTACGTCGGCCATACGAACGAAGCGCTCGTGACACTGTCAGACCGCATTATCAAAATGGCGCCAGAAGGCATGAGCAAAGTCTACTACGGCATGTCAGGCAGTGACGCGAACGAGACTCAACTTAAGCTAGTGTGGTACTACAACAATGCTCGTGGTCTACCAGAGAAGAAAAAAATCATCTCCCGTGATCGTGGCTATCATGGTTCAAGTATCGCTTCAGGTTCAATGACAGGGCTGCCTCTGTTCCACGCACATTTTGATTTACCGCTTGAGCGCATCAAGCACACCATGGCGCCGTATTACTATCGCCGTGAAGACGAGAGTATGCCTGAGCTTGAATTCTCTCAATATTGTGCAGATCAACTCGAAGCAATGATCTTGGAAGAAGGCCCAGATACGGTAGCGGCGATGATTGCGGAACCCGTGCTCGGTACTGGCGGTATTGTGCCACCACCAGAAGGGTACTGGCAGGCGATTCGTAAAGTACTCGACAAATACGATGTACTCTTGATTGCGGATGAAGTGGTCTGTGGCTTTGGTCGCCTCGGCTCCGATTTTGGCTCACTGCACTACGACATGAAACCGGATCTCATCACGATAGCGAAAGGGTTAACCTCAGCGTATCAACCGCTGTCTGGCGTGATCGTCGGTGAACGAGTTTGGAGTGTGCTAGAAAACGGCACCGACCAGTGGGGTGCTATTGGACACGGCTACACCTACTCCGGTCACCCAATGGGAGCAGCGGCCGCAAACTGCAACCTTGATATCATTGAGCGTGAAGGGTTGGTGCAAAACGCAGCCGAAATCGGCGCTTACTTGCAGCAACGCATGGCGGAGACGTTTAACGATCATCCATTGGTCGGTGATACTCGTGGCGTTGGCTTGTTGCATGCGTTGGAGTTTTCTTCAGACAAACTCCGCCGAGCACACTTTGATCCAAACTTGAAAGTGGGTCCTCAAATTGCGGCGGCCTGTTTAGAGCAAGGCTTAATCGCTCGCGCCATGCCACATGGTGACATCCTCGGCTTTGCTCCACCGCTTATCGCGAATCGTAATGACATCGACACTATTGTCGATAAAGCGCATCAAGCGGTCAACAAAGTGATGGATAACCTCGTTACATCTAAACAGTGGCAGCCAAAATAG
- a CDS encoding methyl-accepting chemotaxis protein, whose protein sequence is MKEVQFRTIDKLFIKMSINDKFWVIFLIFFAALASLAGLNYVNEIEQIDASKKQQVEYQLKGILAASDSPASVRSVSQQSKLQETTILKNGAVTATALARDGNYYSLTNSDINTQNQKQQALYSFLLSFLWCVPFGLFCYWVATFLGGALWVLYSTTQKIGDGDLTSRLGFHPGRDEFGTIGCALDRSMDTLSELVNNVNHSAASLSETSASFEKEMKRSETQIISQNSSLDSVATAMDQMTASANEVTNISARATEQTEHDTQQINDSHAKVQLAISEITTLSSLIEQTSSSVTSLNVNTSQINEVITTINAISEQTNLLALNAAIEAARAGEQGRGFAVVADEVRTLASRTQSATVEIHAMIERLQQESQNIAKITEKTVNQAQTSSQLISNIGDDVNSIADSAQALMDMSIQIATSADEQSSVANTVAAELNDIRSQSNVIKDVVQNSSNGVSKLTEASVSLSKTLARYRT, encoded by the coding sequence ATGAAAGAAGTACAATTTCGAACGATAGACAAATTGTTTATTAAAATGTCTATTAATGACAAGTTTTGGGTCATTTTCTTGATCTTTTTTGCCGCCCTGGCAAGCCTAGCCGGACTCAACTACGTCAACGAAATAGAGCAAATTGACGCTAGTAAAAAACAGCAAGTCGAGTATCAATTGAAAGGTATTTTAGCGGCTTCAGATTCACCGGCCTCTGTTCGCTCAGTGAGTCAGCAATCTAAGCTTCAAGAAACCACTATTCTTAAGAATGGTGCAGTTACGGCAACAGCGTTAGCACGAGACGGCAACTACTACTCTCTCACCAACTCAGATATCAATACACAAAATCAAAAGCAGCAGGCACTGTACTCTTTTTTACTCAGTTTTTTATGGTGTGTGCCCTTTGGACTCTTCTGTTATTGGGTAGCGACCTTCTTAGGTGGCGCTCTTTGGGTACTTTACTCAACGACTCAAAAGATTGGTGATGGTGACTTAACTTCACGCCTTGGTTTCCACCCTGGCCGTGATGAATTTGGTACGATTGGTTGTGCACTCGATCGCTCAATGGACACCCTAAGTGAGTTGGTTAATAACGTTAATCACAGCGCAGCCTCACTAAGTGAAACGTCTGCTTCTTTCGAAAAAGAGATGAAGCGCAGCGAAACACAAATCATTAGCCAGAACTCATCCCTAGACTCTGTTGCGACAGCAATGGATCAGATGACGGCATCTGCGAATGAAGTGACTAATATTTCCGCGCGTGCAACAGAGCAAACTGAGCACGATACGCAGCAAATCAATGACAGCCACGCTAAAGTTCAACTTGCAATCTCAGAGATCACCACCCTTTCATCTTTGATTGAGCAAACCTCTTCTTCTGTTACCAGCTTGAATGTAAACACCAGCCAAATTAACGAAGTTATCACAACGATCAATGCTATTTCAGAGCAAACCAACCTACTTGCACTGAATGCTGCAATTGAAGCAGCTCGTGCGGGTGAACAAGGTCGTGGTTTCGCGGTCGTTGCTGATGAAGTGAGGACCCTTGCGAGCAGAACTCAATCAGCTACGGTTGAAATCCATGCAATGATTGAACGTTTACAACAAGAAAGTCAAAATATCGCAAAGATCACCGAGAAAACGGTCAATCAAGCACAAACCAGTAGCCAGTTGATTTCAAATATTGGTGATGACGTGAACTCTATCGCCGATTCAGCTCAAGCTCTAATGGACATGAGTATCCAGATAGCAACGTCAGCGGATGAGCAAAGTAGCGTCGCGAATACCGTCGCAGCGGAACTTAACGATATCCGTAGTCAATCCAATGTGATTAAAGACGTGGTACAAAACTCTTCAAACGGCGTATCTAAGCTAACAGAAGCATCGGTGTCTTTATCTAAAACATTAGCAAGATACCGTACTTAG
- a CDS encoding DEAD/DEAH box helicase produces the protein MSEPTKSFNQLGLSEHLLTTLSELNFTAPTSVQEQAIPLVLEGKDVLAGAQTGTGKTAAFGLPIIQRLIETKDNVIPNPKLVRALVLVPTRELAQQVFDNVTSYAKGTDLKVVVAYGGVSMKVQTDNLRAGADILVATPGRLIDHMFTKNIMLSQTEVLVLDEADRMLDMGFMPDIKRILSRMNEVRQTLFFSATFDNKIKAIAYRMMQSPSEIQVTPKNSTADTVTQMVYPVDKSRKSELLAYLIGSKNWQQVLVFTKTKQGTDALVKELKLDGIKAASINGDKSQGARQKALDDFKSGKVRALIATDVAARGIDIQQLEQVVNYDMPFKAEDYVHRIGRTGRAGNSGLAISLMSQDEAYLLGDIERLLDTRLPQEWLEGFEPSLEKDLAPERSGRSKSRSSEKRKMKAKLKIHQNRGKARR, from the coding sequence ATGTCTGAACCTACTAAATCTTTTAACCAACTTGGATTGTCTGAGCACCTTCTTACTACGCTATCAGAGCTAAATTTTACAGCTCCAACCAGTGTTCAAGAGCAAGCGATTCCGTTGGTATTAGAAGGTAAAGATGTATTGGCAGGTGCGCAAACGGGTACCGGTAAAACGGCAGCATTTGGTTTGCCGATTATTCAAAGATTAATCGAGACTAAAGACAACGTTATCCCCAACCCTAAATTAGTTCGTGCATTGGTTTTAGTACCAACTCGTGAACTCGCACAACAGGTGTTTGATAATGTAACCAGCTACGCGAAAGGCACAGACCTGAAAGTGGTTGTGGCTTATGGCGGTGTAAGCATGAAGGTTCAAACTGACAACTTACGCGCAGGCGCAGATATCTTGGTAGCAACACCTGGCCGTTTGATTGATCATATGTTCACTAAGAACATTATGCTGAGCCAGACAGAAGTATTGGTATTGGACGAAGCTGACCGTATGCTTGATATGGGTTTTATGCCAGATATTAAACGCATTCTTTCGCGTATGAATGAAGTTCGCCAAACCCTGTTCTTCTCGGCTACGTTCGATAACAAGATCAAAGCAATTGCGTATCGCATGATGCAGTCACCAAGTGAAATTCAAGTGACGCCTAAAAACAGCACAGCTGACACAGTGACTCAGATGGTTTATCCGGTTGATAAATCACGTAAAAGTGAACTATTGGCATACTTGATCGGTTCAAAGAACTGGCAACAAGTGTTGGTATTCACCAAAACTAAGCAGGGAACTGATGCGCTCGTAAAAGAGCTTAAGCTAGACGGCATAAAAGCGGCATCAATCAATGGTGATAAGAGCCAAGGTGCACGCCAAAAGGCACTGGATGATTTTAAATCAGGCAAGGTGCGAGCGTTGATTGCAACTGATGTTGCAGCACGAGGTATCGATATTCAGCAGCTAGAACAAGTTGTGAACTACGATATGCCATTCAAAGCGGAAGACTACGTTCATCGCATTGGTCGTACTGGCCGTGCAGGTAACAGTGGCTTAGCAATCTCTTTGATGAGTCAGGATGAAGCGTACCTATTGGGTGATATCGAGCGACTACTGGATACGCGTTTGCCTCAAGAGTGGCTAGAGGGCTTTGAACCAAGTCTTGAAAAAGACCTTGCCCCCGAGCGCAGTGGTCGTAGTAAGAGTCGTTCATCAGAAAAGCGCAAGATGAAAGCGAAACTTAAGATCCATCAAAATCGTGGTAAAGCGCGTCGTTAA
- a CDS encoding CreA family protein produces the protein MKKALIAVGILFMLAGCSDNEVGDVSLGFFTLKDIKMSSLDDDKIPGVTCHIASVEANLSLSDPSDSSISCRQTGEITPEMIAKIDKSKSGEVVFKQSKSIFFKTMKVRRIYDAANQSLLYLSYTTKETEGSFKHSLSTVPLLGTKAYVEPSTLIPTE, from the coding sequence ATGAAAAAAGCCTTAATAGCAGTAGGTATCCTCTTTATGTTAGCCGGCTGTTCAGACAACGAGGTTGGTGACGTCTCTTTGGGCTTCTTCACTCTCAAGGACATAAAAATGTCATCTTTGGATGATGATAAAATTCCAGGCGTGACGTGTCATATAGCTTCAGTTGAGGCAAATCTTAGCCTTTCGGACCCAAGTGACAGCTCTATTTCTTGTCGTCAAACCGGTGAAATCACACCAGAAATGATTGCTAAAATAGACAAGAGTAAATCTGGTGAAGTGGTCTTTAAACAATCAAAAAGCATCTTCTTTAAGACCATGAAGGTTCGTCGTATCTACGACGCGGCGAATCAATCACTGCTCTACTTGTCTTACACAACCAAAGAAACAGAAGGCAGTTTTAAACACAGCCTTTCAACTGTTCCACTATTAGGTACAAAAGCTTACGTTGAACCGTCAACGTTAATACCAACAGAATAG
- a CDS encoding aromatic amino acid transport family protein — protein sequence MNKSKVFGSTLIIAGTTIGAGMLALPLASAGIGFSTSLFLMLGLWALMAFTALLMVELHQFAESDATLHTLAHTILGTKGKWIASFAVMFLFYALCAAYIAGGGAQFNQRISEITNIQLNSQITTLLFTLLVACVVTIGTHSVDKVNRVLFGLKLIAMVIVLSFLAPNITSQYLMSMPLQQGLVVAAIPVVFTSFGFHGSIPSIVRYLDGDVRSLRKVMIIGSALPLVIYVFWQSVTLGVVSQEQLLSDTSLGALLVSLSQTVQQSNLSVIVGVFADLALLTSFIGVSLGLFEFMGDSLSKKLGKAKRVKTAAITFLPPLGFALFYPQGFIMALGYAAIALSVLAILLPTVMVYKVRYTNFSAKPQGTEATYQVLGGSKALFLAGSVGVFIIATQILISVGLLPSLG from the coding sequence ATGAATAAATCAAAGGTTTTTGGTAGTACTTTGATCATTGCAGGCACTACAATTGGTGCTGGAATGCTCGCCCTTCCACTCGCTTCAGCTGGAATTGGTTTCTCAACTTCACTTTTTTTAATGCTGGGGTTATGGGCTCTAATGGCCTTCACTGCATTATTAATGGTGGAGCTTCACCAATTCGCAGAATCGGACGCCACCCTACATACTTTAGCTCACACAATTTTAGGGACCAAAGGAAAGTGGATAGCGAGCTTCGCCGTTATGTTTCTCTTCTACGCTTTATGTGCGGCATACATAGCCGGTGGTGGTGCACAATTTAATCAGCGCATCTCTGAAATCACTAACATTCAACTTAATAGCCAAATCACAACGCTTTTGTTCACACTGTTGGTTGCATGCGTTGTGACCATTGGTACACATAGTGTCGACAAAGTTAACCGAGTTTTATTTGGATTAAAGTTGATCGCAATGGTCATCGTACTCAGCTTCTTAGCTCCAAATATCACTTCGCAGTACCTAATGAGCATGCCTTTACAACAAGGCCTTGTTGTTGCCGCGATTCCGGTTGTATTTACCTCTTTTGGTTTTCACGGCAGTATTCCATCAATCGTCCGGTACTTAGATGGTGATGTTCGCTCTTTACGTAAGGTAATGATTATTGGTTCTGCACTGCCGTTGGTTATATACGTATTCTGGCAGAGCGTAACTTTAGGTGTAGTTAGCCAAGAACAGTTGCTATCAGACACAAGCTTAGGCGCACTTTTAGTCTCACTGTCACAAACCGTTCAACAATCAAACTTAAGCGTGATAGTTGGTGTATTTGCCGATCTTGCGCTTCTGACTTCTTTTATTGGCGTTAGTTTAGGTTTGTTTGAATTCATGGGCGATTCATTGAGCAAGAAACTAGGCAAGGCAAAACGCGTTAAAACAGCCGCTATCACCTTCTTGCCACCGCTGGGTTTTGCGTTATTTTATCCACAAGGTTTCATCATGGCCTTGGGTTATGCTGCAATTGCACTGTCAGTATTGGCAATTCTTTTACCAACCGTGATGGTATACAAAGTGCGCTACACGAATTTCTCAGCAAAGCCTCAAGGTACAGAAGCGACCTACCAAGTGTTAGGCGGAAGCAAAGCGTTATTTTTAGCCGGCAGCGTTGGTGTATTTATCATTGCCACTCAAATTCTTATTTCAGTGGGATTACTACCTTCATTAGGTTAA
- a CDS encoding formate--tetrahydrofolate ligase, which translates to MLPDIDICRTTPLKNISDIAEQAGLQHNEHQPLGLYKSKVSLTLLERLADQPDGKLVIVTAITPTPLGEGKTVTTVGLAQGLVKINHSAMACIRQPSMGPVFGVKGGAAGGGYSQVAPMEQLNLHLTGDIHAVTAAHNLASAAIDARLYHEQREGLEAFEARSGLKALDIDPNRIVWRRVLDHNDRALRMITVGKNETGKTINGYEREDGFDISAASELMAILALANDLQDLRKRIGRIVLAYNHQGMPLTADDFNVAGAMTVTMKDSIEPTLMQTLEGVPTLIHAGPFANIAHGNSSIIADKIALKLSDFVVTEGGFGSDMGFEKACNIKVKASNKKPDCAVIVATLRGLKANSGLYGLELGTALPDSILNENQDALIAGFDNLKWHINNVKQYQVPTVVAINRFPQDSTQELDALKQMITDFDPNVSVEVSEAFGRGGEGANQLAHAVVKACQKESEFKPLYHSEQSLEEKLMAVAEVGYGAASITLSPLAKQQLEEFNKHGYSGLSVCLAKTPLSISTETHIKGAPTQFDVPIRELKLCAGAGYVYALCGNVMTMPGLPDRPAFMSLDIDDEGSIIGLN; encoded by the coding sequence ATGCTGCCTGATATTGATATTTGTCGCACAACTCCCCTTAAAAACATCAGTGATATTGCTGAACAAGCAGGCCTACAACATAACGAACACCAGCCATTGGGCTTATATAAGTCTAAAGTGTCTTTAACACTGTTGGAGCGTCTAGCAGATCAACCTGATGGCAAACTAGTTATCGTGACCGCTATCACTCCAACTCCTCTCGGTGAAGGCAAAACCGTTACCACAGTTGGGCTAGCGCAAGGCCTAGTTAAGATTAATCACTCAGCGATGGCTTGCATTCGTCAACCTTCAATGGGGCCGGTATTTGGCGTGAAAGGTGGCGCAGCTGGCGGTGGGTACTCTCAGGTTGCCCCTATGGAGCAGTTAAACCTTCACCTAACAGGTGACATTCACGCGGTGACTGCAGCTCATAATCTCGCCTCTGCCGCAATTGACGCACGTTTGTATCATGAACAGCGCGAAGGTTTAGAAGCATTTGAAGCACGATCTGGCTTAAAAGCGCTGGATATCGACCCAAACAGAATAGTATGGCGACGTGTACTCGACCATAATGACCGTGCACTTCGCATGATCACGGTAGGTAAAAACGAAACGGGCAAAACCATCAATGGTTACGAACGCGAAGATGGATTTGATATATCAGCCGCTTCAGAGCTGATGGCCATTCTTGCACTTGCTAATGACCTTCAAGACTTACGAAAACGTATCGGTCGTATCGTACTCGCCTATAACCATCAAGGTATGCCATTAACCGCAGATGACTTCAACGTTGCAGGGGCTATGACAGTAACAATGAAGGATTCTATTGAGCCGACACTAATGCAAACCCTTGAAGGTGTCCCTACCTTAATTCATGCGGGGCCATTTGCGAACATCGCCCATGGTAACTCTTCAATTATTGCCGACAAGATAGCCTTAAAGCTCAGTGACTTTGTTGTAACAGAAGGTGGATTTGGCTCAGACATGGGTTTTGAAAAAGCGTGCAATATAAAAGTAAAAGCCTCAAACAAGAAGCCCGATTGCGCAGTAATTGTAGCAACTTTACGTGGATTAAAAGCTAACTCCGGCTTATACGGTTTGGAGCTAGGTACAGCCCTACCAGACTCGATCTTGAATGAAAACCAAGATGCACTCATTGCAGGATTTGATAACCTTAAATGGCATATCAACAACGTCAAGCAATACCAAGTGCCTACAGTTGTTGCGATTAACCGATTCCCACAAGACTCAACTCAAGAACTAGATGCTTTGAAACAGATGATCACCGACTTCGACCCAAACGTTAGCGTTGAAGTGAGCGAAGCATTTGGTCGAGGTGGCGAAGGGGCGAATCAATTGGCTCACGCCGTAGTAAAAGCTTGCCAAAAAGAGAGTGAATTTAAGCCTTTGTATCACTCAGAACAAAGCCTAGAAGAAAAGCTAATGGCAGTCGCTGAAGTTGGCTATGGCGCGGCAAGTATCACACTATCACCACTTGCTAAGCAACAGCTCGAAGAGTTCAACAAACATGGTTATAGCGGTCTATCCGTTTGTTTGGCAAAAACCCCCTTGTCTATCTCTACTGAAACACACATAAAAGGCGCGCCAACTCAATTTGATGTGCCCATTAGAGAACTCAAACTGTGTGCAGGTGCTGGTTACGTTTACGCGTTATGCGGCAATGTAATGACAATGCCCGGCTTACCAGATAGACCTGCATTTATGTCGTTAGACATTGATGACGAAGGGAGCATCATTGGTTTAAATTAG